A DNA window from Halorubrum sp. DM2 contains the following coding sequences:
- a CDS encoding CrcB family protein, which yields MTAGPLLAPALVGVGGALGAVSRHAVGLRVEGGRSVLVVNALGSFALGAVAAAPIGSAATLLFGVGFCGAFTTFSSFAVGTVRAASETGGRAAAGVAASNLAAGLIAFLLGSFAVAGVFG from the coding sequence ATGACCGCCGGTCCGCTCCTCGCGCCGGCGCTCGTCGGTGTCGGCGGGGCCCTCGGCGCGGTCTCCCGTCACGCGGTCGGCCTCCGCGTCGAGGGAGGCCGGTCGGTTCTCGTCGTCAACGCGCTCGGGAGCTTCGCCCTCGGTGCGGTGGCCGCCGCACCGATCGGGTCGGCGGCGACGCTGCTCTTCGGCGTCGGCTTCTGCGGGGCGTTCACGACGTTCTCGTCGTTCGCCGTCGGGACCGTGCGGGCCGCGAGCGAGACCGGAGGCCGCGCCGCGGCAGGGGTCGCGGCGTCGAACCTCGCGGCCGGGCTGATCGCGTTCCTCCTCGGTTCGTTCGCCGTCGCCGGCGTCTTCGGCTGA
- a CDS encoding CrcB family protein, producing the protein MERTPYGFLLVAVGGFLGAVARHATDAAAGGLVALASLGGGPAVLGGTATGVGTLTANVAGSFALGVLLTRTSSERLRLFVGTGALSSFTTYSTFVSDAVALGTPAGAWYVAASYATGLAAAALGLAVGRRYRR; encoded by the coding sequence ATGGAACGGACCCCGTACGGGTTCCTCCTCGTCGCGGTCGGGGGATTCCTCGGTGCGGTCGCAAGGCACGCGACCGACGCCGCGGCGGGCGGACTCGTCGCCTTAGCGTCTCTCGGCGGTGGCCCGGCGGTCCTCGGCGGGACGGCGACCGGCGTCGGCACCCTGACCGCGAACGTCGCCGGCTCGTTCGCGCTCGGGGTCCTGTTGACTCGAACGTCCAGCGAGCGGCTCCGGCTCTTCGTCGGGACTGGCGCGCTCTCGTCGTTCACGACGTACAGCACGTTCGTCTCGGACGCGGTCGCGCTCGGAACCCCGGCGGGCGCGTGGTACGTCGCCGCCAGCTACGCCACCGGACTCGCCGCGGCCGCGCTCGGACTCGCCGTCGGGAGGCGGTACCGACGATGA